In one window of Drosophila ananassae strain 14024-0371.13 chromosome XR, ASM1763931v2, whole genome shotgun sequence DNA:
- the LOC6505074 gene encoding uncharacterized protein LOC6505074: MWRVFLILSGALGAFPTDSDLSLAEGQPCPQILNYPQSVCKRRCPQMRQFIDEKYVDHEIPCNFDSICCPTHSLQSGATSPSAGTSPVPLYPNVKSKPGQLEVLYNFSFPPLAELSYLSLDQDEHLYRCTALLVREDYVLTSAGCVGKDISEKPNGVCFGNCHRLDRQAREKILFEIIDVTKFRYNNDLALIRFENTFNSSEFPTICQQSDLEQAHRLIAVGFSQKEENCDLFQQNIEIMPFDFCKNLENNFKVEGIEGEVTHFCARPIKMTRNVPGDCVRCLRGSSSVLFAVQPDNGYCAVGIATPTISACYYTTAALYYTSLLNPNVTKFINQ; the protein is encoded by the exons ATGTGGCGGGTTTTTCTGATTCTGTCCGGGGCTCTGGGGGCCTTTCCCACAGATAGTGACTTGAGTCTGGCTG AGGGCCAGCCCTGTCCCCAAATCCTAAACTATCCGCAGAGTGTGTGTAAAAGGAGGTGTCCTCAGATGAGGCAGTTCATCGATGAAAAGTATGTGGATCATGAGATACCCTGCAATTTTGATAGCATCTGTTGTCCCACCCACTCCCTCCAATCGGGAGCGACATCTCCCAGTGCTGGGACATCTCCAGTTCCACTCTATCCCAATGTCAAGTCGAAACCAGGACAGTTGGAAGTCTTGTATAATTTCAGTTTCCCGCCATTGGCCGAGTTGAGTTACTTGTCCCTAGATCAGGATGAACACCTGTACAGGTGTACTGCTCTATTGGTCCGGGAGGACTATGTTCTGACCTCGGCTGGGTGTGTGGGTAAAGATATCTCCGAGAAGCCCAATGGTGTCTGCTTCGGAAACTGCCACAGACTTGACAGGCAAGCGAGGGAAAAGATTCTGTTCGAAATCATT GATGTCACCAAGTTCAGATACAATAACGACCTGGCCCTCATCCGGTTCGAGAACACTTTCAATTCCTCCGAGTTTCCAACAATCTGCCAGCAGAGCGACTTGGAGCAAGCCCATCGACTGATAGCCGTTGGTTTTTCACAAAAAGAAG aaaattgcGATCTTTTCCAGCAGAATATTGAGATAATGCCATtcgatttttgtaaaaatttggaaaataatttcaaGGTCGAGGGGATTGAAGGCGAAGTCACGCACTTTTGTGCCAGACCTATTAAGATGACGCGGAATGTACCGGGCGATTGTGTCCGCTGCTTACGCGGCAGTTCCAGTGTCCTGTTTGCCGTCCAACCGGATAACGGTTACTGTGCTGTGGGCATCGCCACGCCCACAATCAGCGCCTGCTACTACACCACGGCGGCACTCTACTACACCAGTTTGTTGAACCCGAACGTGACGAAATTTATTAATCAGTAA
- the LOC6505073 gene encoding uncharacterized protein LOC6505073 gives MFRILYLMVVSVVGIVASVSVLGLPHARASDLAYTEITPVTDDTRYTTIHPEVVLTEMDKVKHSKGNVVFTSGERTKGDRVIVNHYDSESFASAVDTEVLMNYPSGSSTGITLTCIEIYVEMSANDTGGYITSGGIGNFNVEVLLTSNLTRTFAYETFIYGY, from the exons ATGTTTCGTATTTTGTATTTGATGGTGGTATCGGTTGTGGGCATTGTTGCAAGTGTCTCGGTCTTGGGACTACCCCATGCCCGGGCCAGTGATCTCGCCTATACGGAGATCACACCGGTTACGGACGATACTCGCTATACGACCATCCATCCGGAAGTTGTCCTCACCGAGATGGACAAGGTGAAGCACTCCAAGGGTAATGTTGTCTTCACATCCGGAGAACGGACTAAAG GCGACCGTGTCATCGTCAACCATTATGATTCCGAGAGCTTCGCCAGTGCCGTGGATACGGAGGTTTTAATGAACTATCCATCCGGATCGAGTACTGGAATCACTCTAACCTGCATTGAGATTTATGTGGAAATGTCGGCGAATGATACTGGTGGCTATATCACCTCTGGTGGCATTGGTAACTTCAATGTGGAGGTCTTGCTGACCTCCAACTTGACCCGTACCTTTGCCTACGAGACCTTCATCTATGGCTACTAG
- the LOC6505075 gene encoding uncharacterized protein LOC6505075: protein MQYREESGYVSALILASLCLGLCRGYFSLEVGDPCPTPGYRSRCQPVEGCETLNSHLETGRLNLETVMNCGYTSHSEKICCPVEDAHTLNRIDQGTTTSTTPRTTTRWTTRRTTTTRRTTTTTTTSAPNTDNWVDIFQTDRDYVSSSVVTIPTGQRASRDSVVFRDTSEGAECKAPLYEGQCRAVSHCPSVEPLLQQGRLRDEDFTTCREGTHEEIICCPLNLPLQPRVQTAPRLDVPSESQSPQSPQDPQEAEVIARADALLPHYRHLAALAHPNAAFDGHWHHCTAMVLTPQLLLSAAGCERPSHAVFGVADMRDVDADEDYLTDIVRLAPFHKDLALIRLQDPLRLNDRTPANVSVAPVCSQYELTRLQVSGKLVAVAWGKGDDTDCPLYEMPMRLRPTWACGDLVNYGRVQDLGSSHLCLEPENGVEDLRRFSNSSTCTPCPASVASVLHLVRPSGTRCVLGIATPTGADCDARIMYFTSLLNSQFRQFVENEQKQ from the exons ATGCAGTATCGAGAGGAATCGGGCTATGTTTCGGCCCTAATCTTGGCCAGTTTGTGTCTCGGCCTTTGTCGGGGCTATTTCAGTCTAGAGG TTGGAGATCCCTGTCCCACTCCTGGGTATCGGAGTCGCTGCCAACCCGTCGAGGGCTGCGAGACCCTGAACTCCCACCTCGAAACGGGTCGCCTCAACCTGGAGACCGTGATGAACTGCGGCTATACGTCCCACAGCGAGAAGATCTGTTGTCCCGTGGAGGATGCCCATACCCTAAATAGGATAGATCAGGGTACTACGACGAGTACTACCCCAAGGACTACGACGAGGTGGACTACCAGGAGGACTACAACTACCAGGAGGACTACCACTACGACTACTACTAGTGCCCCCAACACCGATAATTGGGTGGATATTTTCCAAACGGATCGGGATTATGTGAGCTCCTCGGTGGTGACTATTCCCACGGGTCAGAGAGCTTCGCGGGACAGTGTGGTATTCCGGGACACCTCGGAGGGTGCCGAGTGCAAGGCGCCGCTGTACGAGGGGCAGTGCCGCGCCGTCTCCCACTGCCCCAGCGTGGAGCCGTTGTTGCAACAGGGTCGTCTGAGGGACGAGGACTTCACCACCTGTCGCGAAGGCACCCACGAGGAGATTATCTGCTGTCCTTTGAACTTGCCCCTGCAGCCTCGTGTTCAGACTGCCCCACGTCTGGATGTACCCAGTGAGTCGCAGTCGCCACAATCGCCCCAGGATCCCCAGGAGGCGGAGGTGATAGCTCGGGCGGATGCCCTTCTCCCCCATTATCGTCACCTGGCCGCCCTGGCACATCCCAATGCCGCCTTCGATGGCCACTGGCATCACTGCACCGCCATGGTGTTGACTCCCCAGCTCCTCCTTAGCGCCGCAGGATGCGAGAGGCCCAGCCATGCCGTATTCGGGGTGGCGGACATGCGGGATGTGGATGCCGATGAGGATTATCTCACAGATATTGTG CGCCTGGCTCCATTCCACAAGGACCTGGCCCTGATACGCCTCCAGGATCCCCTTCGCTTGAACGACAGGACTCCGGCCAATGTCAGTGTGGCTCCAGTGTGCAGTCAGTACGAGCTGACCCGGCTTCAGGTCAGCGGCAAGCTAGTGGCCGTGGCTTGGGGCAAGGGTGATG ATACCGATTGTCCTCTGTATGAAATGCCAATGCGTTTGCGTCCCACCTGGGCCTGTGGCGATCTGGTCAACTATGGACGTGTCCAGGATCTGGGAAGCTCTCATCTCTGCCTGGAACCGGAGAATGGGGTTGAGGATCTTAGACGTTTCTCCAACTCCAGTACCTGCACACCGTGTCCCGCTTCAGTGGCCAGTGTCCTTCATCTGGTACGACCCTCGGGCACGAGGTGTGTCCTTGGAATAGCCACGCCCACGGGCGCTGATTGTGATGCTCGGATTATGTATTTCACGAGTCTTTTGAATTCCCAATTTCGACAATTTGTGGAAAACGAACAGAAGCAATAG
- the LOC6505072 gene encoding uncharacterized protein LOC6505072 has product MSQLSLILLGCLVASGAASVLPSARILVVKDIKEFVVQHPGVHLQAMEKEVVPSKAREAGSLTVRYNLGARIGGDRLVAQGADTFNYSQLQDVSLQLTYPESGAGAIVSYVQILCTQDDSDGSAYVIAGGIGQRLISIVLEAKNTRNFSYHVEYYGQ; this is encoded by the exons ATGTCTCAACTAAGTCTGATCCTTTTGGGCTGCCTGGTGGCTAGTGGAGCTGCCAGCGTATTGCCAAGTGCCAGGATCCTGGTGGTCAAGGACATTAAGGAGTTTGTCGTTCAGCATCCGGGGGTGCATCTCCAGGCCATGGAGAAGGAAGTTGTTCCCTCAAAAGCCCGCGAAGCTGGTTCCCTAACAGTCCGCTATAATTTGGGAGCTCGTATTGGTg GCGATCGCCTTGTGGCCCAGGGTGCCGATACCTTCAACTATTCCCAGCTCCAAGACGTTAGCCTCCAGTTGACCTATCCGGAATCTGGTGCCGGCGCCATCGTCTCCTATGTCCAGATCCTGTGCACCCAGGACGATAGTGACGGCAGTGCCTATGTGATTGCCGGTGGAATTGGCCAGCGCCTCATCTCGATTGTCCTGGAGGCGAAAAACACCAGGAACTTCTCCTACCATGTCGAATACTACGGACAGTAA
- the LOC6505076 gene encoding uncharacterized protein LOC6505076 isoform X2 has protein sequence MPKVQANKVEKSKLRMKKGPGNKTKPKQERNVAAKDQKMPADQKDEQNKLKASVKNILQVTVKHDDLAEDKKEFPKDKDVRPRAERREMRQLVISDESIQRFEQVAIILPAPEMGRAIITEVRQFVDPDLQFLARLNMLPVRQGNNRHLCPRLIRNRSALLLHCANRLNNEYERLLRYNRRQNALRQMIRLQHNNNWLLFEVDWTNFIMLTVGFILMLAVISIFCDPVFFNPRSPRMPRPSPFFGHRFWAALQIMMSYWGMDPK, from the exons ATGCCGAAAGTTCAAGCCAACAAAGTG GAAAAGTCAAAGCTCAGGATGAAGAAAGGACCTGGGAACAAAACGAAGCCGAAACAGGAAAGAAATGTTGCCGCAAAGGACCAGAAGATGCCAGCGGACCAGAAGGACGAACAAAACAAGCTGAAGGCTTctgttaaaaatattctacAGGTAACTGTCAAACATGACGATCTGGCTGAGGATAAGAAGGAGTTTCCCAAGGATAAAGACGTTCGGCCAAGGGCTGAGCGTAGGGAAATGCGCCAGTTAGTTATCAGTGACGAAAGTATCCAGCGTTTCGAGCAAGTTGCAATTATCCTCCCAGCCCCGGAAATGGGCCGTGCCATCATAACCGAAGTTCGTCAGTTTGTTGATCCTGATTTGCAGTTCCTGGCCCGTTTGAATATGCTGCCAGTCCGCCAGGGTAATAATCGGCATTTGTGTCCAAGACTGATCAGAAATCGCTCGGCACTATTGTTGCATTGTGCCAATCGCCTCAACAACGAATACGAACGTCTTTTGCGCTACAATCGCCGTCAGAACGCACTTCGCCAGATGATCCGTCTACAGCATAATAATAATTGGCTCCTGTTTGAGGTTGATTGGACAAACTTTATAATGTTAACGGTTGGATTTATCCTAATGTTAGCTGTTATCTCGATCTTTTGCGATCCGGTATTTTTTAATCCACGCTCGCCGAGGATGCCACGTCCCAGTCCCTTTTTTGGGCATCGCTTCTGGGCGGCTCTTCAGATTATGATGAGCTATTGGGGCATGGATCCCAAGTAA
- the LOC6505076 gene encoding uncharacterized protein LOC6505076 isoform X1 gives MPKVQANKVPQEKSKLRMKKGPGNKTKPKQERNVAAKDQKMPADQKDEQNKLKASVKNILQVTVKHDDLAEDKKEFPKDKDVRPRAERREMRQLVISDESIQRFEQVAIILPAPEMGRAIITEVRQFVDPDLQFLARLNMLPVRQGNNRHLCPRLIRNRSALLLHCANRLNNEYERLLRYNRRQNALRQMIRLQHNNNWLLFEVDWTNFIMLTVGFILMLAVISIFCDPVFFNPRSPRMPRPSPFFGHRFWAALQIMMSYWGMDPK, from the exons ATGCCGAAAGTTCAAGCCAACAAAGTG ccTCAGGAAAAGTCAAAGCTCAGGATGAAGAAAGGACCTGGGAACAAAACGAAGCCGAAACAGGAAAGAAATGTTGCCGCAAAGGACCAGAAGATGCCAGCGGACCAGAAGGACGAACAAAACAAGCTGAAGGCTTctgttaaaaatattctacAGGTAACTGTCAAACATGACGATCTGGCTGAGGATAAGAAGGAGTTTCCCAAGGATAAAGACGTTCGGCCAAGGGCTGAGCGTAGGGAAATGCGCCAGTTAGTTATCAGTGACGAAAGTATCCAGCGTTTCGAGCAAGTTGCAATTATCCTCCCAGCCCCGGAAATGGGCCGTGCCATCATAACCGAAGTTCGTCAGTTTGTTGATCCTGATTTGCAGTTCCTGGCCCGTTTGAATATGCTGCCAGTCCGCCAGGGTAATAATCGGCATTTGTGTCCAAGACTGATCAGAAATCGCTCGGCACTATTGTTGCATTGTGCCAATCGCCTCAACAACGAATACGAACGTCTTTTGCGCTACAATCGCCGTCAGAACGCACTTCGCCAGATGATCCGTCTACAGCATAATAATAATTGGCTCCTGTTTGAGGTTGATTGGACAAACTTTATAATGTTAACGGTTGGATTTATCCTAATGTTAGCTGTTATCTCGATCTTTTGCGATCCGGTATTTTTTAATCCACGCTCGCCGAGGATGCCACGTCCCAGTCCCTTTTTTGGGCATCGCTTCTGGGCGGCTCTTCAGATTATGATGAGCTATTGGGGCATGGATCCCAAGTAA